A single window of Senegalia massiliensis DNA harbors:
- a CDS encoding penicillin-binding protein 1A gives MSNEKNTKRDKTKKDKSKKDNKRRNIILKTILVVFLLFVFISVGTVGGILFGVIKDSPEINPSRDINALSENSKIYDQNGTLIEEVLTEEKRTIVNLEDMSPFVKDAFVSVEDERFREHFGIDLKGIARAIVVDIKTRSLEEGASTITQQLVRNLYLTKEKVFTRKITEMYLAVKMEREISKDDILEAYLNTIYLGQGAYGVEAASKTYFNKDAKDLTLAESALLAGITKSPNDYQLFKRIDPENLEEDNMNVVGTVEVIGKQYVAVFNENIINRQKTILSLMKEQGKITEEEYNEALDEDVVSLINPGQMKNENIETSYYTDFVKNQVKKDLISKAGYTEEEAEEALFKDGLKIYTTVDIEMQEKIEDIYKSFTENVGSKSWLRLNYKTRGGNIIDSYGKIAYYQKENLLDNEGNLYLSKDSYNIDEQGNLTIKSPKINYRNLDVTDYFTKKDGTIYTHPTWSLSVDKQNYTVNEEDESFTIKAEYLKEHSDFYKIVDNTLYISKDRFYNNEKGVIQPQSAITIMDPKTGQVKAIVGGRDSEGQRVFNRATNGPRQPGSSIKPLSIYTPALDNGFTAASVIDDVPRYSNGKIWPKNYSTGRFYGLTPMRKAIQYSYNVSAVKFLEKVGINSSIDYLTKFGLINKDNPSNDTFISADEAINGSSDENLAALALGGMTKGVTPLKMTAAYGALANNGVYTEPIVYTKIENNKGEVIIDNKPKQNTVVSPQIAYIMTDMLQTVVNSGSGTNANFANMSVAGKTGTTNNQVDVWFAGYTPYYSAAVWIGNDSPAIELTQSSKLASSFWGNIMKTVHEGLDNQSFKRPEGIVSRQVCIDSGKLPTELCSKDPRGSRVRTELFVAGTEPRERCDVHVSVEVDTSTGKLANEYCPDDVVENRVFIQRPVPYKGSIKPIDSKYEVPTEVCDVHTKDSNPIKDIIDDILDKDKDEDKDKEDDKKPDKDKEDNGNSDDNGGNEDDGGDEGTGDDLEDPNNPPTKPEDPTTPPPKE, from the coding sequence ATGTCTAATGAAAAAAATACCAAAAGAGATAAGACAAAAAAAGATAAATCAAAAAAAGATAATAAAAGAAGAAATATAATACTTAAAACTATATTAGTAGTATTTCTCTTATTTGTCTTTATCTCTGTAGGTACTGTAGGTGGAATCTTGTTTGGTGTAATAAAAGATTCACCAGAAATAAATCCATCACGTGATATAAATGCTTTAAGTGAAAACTCAAAGATATATGATCAAAATGGAACTTTAATTGAAGAAGTTCTAACAGAAGAAAAAAGAACAATAGTAAATTTAGAAGATATGTCACCTTTTGTTAAAGATGCATTTGTGTCAGTTGAAGATGAAAGATTTAGAGAACATTTTGGTATAGATTTAAAGGGTATAGCAAGGGCTATAGTTGTAGATATAAAAACTCGTTCTCTTGAAGAAGGAGCAAGTACTATAACCCAACAATTAGTTAGAAACTTGTATCTTACAAAAGAAAAAGTTTTTACAAGAAAAATTACTGAAATGTACCTAGCAGTTAAGATGGAGCGTGAAATATCTAAAGATGATATTTTAGAAGCTTATCTAAATACAATTTACCTTGGTCAAGGTGCTTATGGAGTTGAAGCTGCATCAAAAACATACTTTAATAAAGATGCCAAAGACCTTACACTTGCTGAATCTGCATTACTTGCAGGTATAACTAAATCTCCAAATGACTATCAATTATTTAAGAGGATAGATCCAGAGAATTTAGAAGAAGATAATATGAATGTAGTAGGTACTGTAGAAGTTATAGGTAAACAATATGTAGCAGTATTTAATGAAAATATAATAAACAGACAAAAAACAATTCTTTCTCTTATGAAAGAACAAGGTAAAATCACAGAGGAAGAATATAATGAAGCATTAGATGAGGATGTTGTTTCACTTATTAATCCTGGTCAAATGAAAAATGAAAACATAGAAACTTCTTATTATACTGATTTTGTTAAAAATCAAGTGAAAAAAGACCTAATTTCAAAAGCTGGATATACAGAAGAAGAAGCAGAAGAAGCATTGTTTAAAGATGGTCTTAAAATTTATACTACAGTAGATATAGAAATGCAAGAAAAAATCGAAGATATTTACAAATCATTTACAGAAAATGTAGGAAGTAAATCATGGCTAAGATTAAATTACAAAACTAGAGGTGGGAATATAATTGATAGTTATGGAAAAATAGCTTACTATCAAAAAGAAAACCTACTAGATAATGAAGGTAACTTATATTTATCTAAAGACTCGTATAATATTGATGAACAAGGTAATTTAACAATAAAGTCTCCTAAAATAAATTATAGAAATTTAGATGTAACTGATTATTTTACTAAAAAAGATGGTACAATTTATACTCATCCAACATGGTCACTTAGTGTTGATAAACAAAATTATACTGTAAATGAAGAAGATGAAAGTTTTACTATAAAAGCAGAATATTTAAAGGAACATAGTGATTTTTATAAAATAGTTGATAATACACTATATATATCTAAAGATAGATTCTATAATAATGAAAAAGGTGTAATTCAACCACAATCTGCTATTACAATAATGGATCCTAAAACTGGACAAGTAAAAGCAATAGTTGGTGGTAGAGATTCTGAGGGTCAAAGAGTATTTAATAGGGCAACAAATGGTCCAAGACAACCTGGATCATCCATAAAGCCACTTTCAATATATACTCCAGCTTTAGATAATGGGTTTACAGCAGCATCAGTAATTGATGATGTTCCTAGGTATTCAAATGGTAAAATTTGGCCTAAAAACTATTCTACAGGAAGATTTTATGGTTTAACACCAATGAGAAAAGCAATTCAATATTCTTATAACGTATCTGCAGTTAAATTTTTAGAAAAAGTAGGAATAAATTCTTCAATAGATTATCTAACTAAGTTTGGACTAATAAATAAAGATAATCCATCAAATGATACTTTTATCTCTGCAGATGAAGCTATAAATGGTAGTTCAGACGAAAACTTAGCTGCTCTTGCTCTAGGTGGTATGACAAAAGGTGTAACTCCACTTAAAATGACTGCAGCATATGGTGCTTTAGCTAATAATGGTGTCTATACAGAACCTATTGTTTATACAAAAATTGAAAATAATAAAGGTGAAGTTATAATAGACAATAAACCAAAGCAAAATACAGTAGTTAGTCCACAAATTGCATATATTATGACTGACATGCTACAAACTGTAGTTAATTCTGGTTCAGGAACTAATGCTAATTTTGCTAATATGAGTGTAGCAGGTAAAACTGGTACAACTAATAATCAAGTTGATGTTTGGTTTGCAGGATATACTCCATATTACTCTGCAGCAGTGTGGATAGGAAATGATAGTCCTGCAATTGAACTTACACAATCAAGTAAACTTGCATCTAGTTTTTGGGGAAATATAATGAAAACAGTTCATGAAGGATTAGATAATCAAAGCTTTAAACGACCAGAAGGAATTGTATCTAGACAAGTATGTATAGATTCTGGAAAACTTCCTACAGAATTATGTTCTAAGGATCCAAGAGGTAGTCGTGTTAGAACAGAATTATTTGTAGCAGGTACTGAACCTCGTGAAAGATGTGATGTTCATGTATCAGTAGAAGTAGATACTTCAACTGGAAAACTTGCTAACGAGTATTGTCCAGATGATGTAGTTGAAAATCGTGTATTTATACAAAGACCAGTCCCATATAAAGGTAGTATAAAACCTATAGACTCTAAGTACGAAGTTCCTACTGAAGTTTGTGATGTTCATACAAAAGATTCTAATCCTATAAAAGATATTATTGATGATATCTTAGATAAAGATAAGGACGAAGACAAAGATAAAGAAGATGATAAAAAGCCAGATAAAGATAAAGAAGATAATGGTAACAGTGATGATAATGGTGGTAATGAAGACGATGGAGGCGATGAAGGTACTGGTGATGACCTAGAAGATCCTAATAACCCACCAACGAAACCAGAAGATCCTACTACTCCACCACCAAAAGAATAA
- the yunB gene encoding sporulation protein YunB has protein sequence MRKSPFKKRYFVLVFFIVIIIYSFLIVDKNIRPTILAISQVKARMVATQAINDAVKENIGEEIKYEDLIHLRYDNEGKLRTIQNNTMMMTKISSNIALAVQDEIRQIGIKKVKIPLGNAMNSQLLSQYGPKVSMKMTPQGSVTVDFTTEFEESGINQTVHRVILIIKTNVRIIVPLATKTEEVLTTIPIAETVIVGDVPDSYISVPEKDFLNVVD, from the coding sequence ATGAGGAAAAGTCCTTTTAAAAAAAGATATTTTGTTTTAGTTTTTTTTATAGTAATTATTATTTACAGCTTTTTAATAGTTGATAAAAATATAAGACCTACAATACTTGCTATAAGTCAAGTTAAAGCAAGAATGGTAGCAACACAAGCTATAAATGATGCTGTGAAAGAAAATATAGGAGAAGAAATAAAATATGAAGATTTAATACATTTAAGATATGATAATGAGGGTAAATTAAGAACTATACAAAATAATACTATGATGATGACAAAAATTTCTTCAAATATAGCATTGGCAGTTCAAGATGAGATAAGACAAATTGGAATAAAAAAAGTAAAAATACCTTTAGGTAATGCAATGAACAGTCAATTATTATCTCAATATGGTCCTAAAGTTAGTATGAAAATGACACCACAAGGCTCTGTTACTGTAGATTTCACAACAGAGTTTGAAGAATCTGGGATAAATCAAACAGTTCATAGGGTAATTTTAATAATAAAGACAAATGTTAGAATAATAGTGCCTTTAGCTACAAAAACAGAAGAAGTCCTTACAACTATACCTATTGCAGAAACAGTTATAGTAGGAGATGTACCTGACAGCTATATTTCTGTACCAGAAAAAGATTTTTTGAATGTTGTTGATTAA